Proteins encoded within one genomic window of Ostrinia nubilalis chromosome 5, ilOstNubi1.1, whole genome shotgun sequence:
- the LOC135071860 gene encoding uncharacterized protein LOC135071860 isoform X2 — protein sequence MYLLSMTLTLFYKMLPPIVTVIKKIQQNAESDVEFEGLMPEVSEVDINLLTIEPESNQIYDERQSLDYWKPDDVPLEEASDSSENSSSLVTNLSIEKMKTLDKNVETSDSSEDEYMPRDQQQKEQLLSTLEEIRSTPAWSASAYNALWNITGVVTNLMYTKTDETTKRKRVSSVDSSDGFEMVDKQDLM from the exons ATGTACCTTTTGAGTATGACTCTTACATTATTCTACAAAATGCTTCCACCAATAGTAAcagtgataaaaaaaatacaacaaaatgcag AATCTGATGTGGAATTTGAAGGACTAATGCCGGAAGTATCTGAAGTTGATATAAATTTGCTTACTATAGAACCTGAATCAAACCAAATTTATGATGAACGACAAAGTTTAG ATTATTGGAAACCAGATGATGTACCTCTTGAGGAAGCAAGTGACAGTTCTGAAAATAGTAGTTCTCTTGTAACAAATCTGTCAATAGAAAAAATGAAAACTCTAGATAAAAATGTCGAAACTTCAGATTCGAGTGAAGATGAATACATGCCACGAG ATCAACAACAAAAAGAACAACTGCTTTCTACTTTGGAAGAGATCCGGTCAACGCCCGCGTGGAGTGCTTCAGCTTACAATGCGCTTTGGAATATAACGGGCGTCGTCACAAACTTGATGTATACTAAGACTGACGAAACAACTAAAAGAAAACGCGTCTCTAGTGTTGATTCCTCAGATGGATTTGAAATGGTGGATAAACAAGACTTAATGTAA
- the LOC135071862 gene encoding lys-63-specific deubiquitinase BRCC36-like: MLSKVLLSTDVALVCTQHALSTEKEEIMGLLIGEVHDDGSLVSIVSSVILRRLDKKPDRVEISEEQLVQATLRAEELAAEVGRPLRVVGWYHSHPHITVWPSHVDLATQSMYQRMDSSFVGIIFAVFLTEQSTKAPSIQITCFQSVNEGSSQSRKEIEMEIINNNDSLIANNFQILTQLPAILKEEEDESYNTEVGYDDSDDIINKQHNAAVRTIAIGHIVEKMSRPMLEALVARNALNTVRLTALKKHHQELMARLENVSAT, translated from the exons ATGCTTAGTAAAGTTCTCCTATCCACCGATGTGGCTTTAGTATGTACACAACATGCTTTATCAACtgaaaaagaagaaattatGGGATTGCTTATTGGAGAg GTTCATGATGATGGAAGTCTTGTTTCAATAGTATCTTCAGTAATTCTGCGAAGATTAGACAAGAAACCTGATCGTGTAGAAATATCTGAAGAGCAGCTTGTACAGGCAACACTAAGAGCAGAAGAGTTGGCAGCTGAAGTGGGCAGACCTCTAAGGGTAGTTGGATGGTATCATTCCCATCCACATATTACAGTTTGGCCTTCACATGTTG aCCTTGCAACTCAGTCAATGTATCAACGAATGGACTCCAGTTTTGTTGGCATTATATTTGCCGTATTTTTGACTGAACAGTCCACAAAAGCTCCATCG ATTCAGATAACTTGTTTCCAATCTGTCAATGAAGGTTCATCCCAAAGTAGAAAGGAAATAGAAatggaaataattaataataatgactCTTTAATTGCAAACAACTTTCAA ATATTAACGCAATTACCAGCAATACTTAAAGAAGAAGAGGATGAATCGTACAACACTGAAGTTGGATACGATGATAGTGACGATATTATAAACAAACAACATAATGCGGCTGTCAGAACTATTGCAATCGGGCACATAGTTGAAAAG ATGTCAAGACCTATGTTAGAAGCGTTAGTAGCCCGGAATGCATTAAATACAGTGAGACTTACAGCATTGAAGAAACATCACCAGGAGTTAATGGCCCGATTAGAAAACGTGTCTGCTACGTAA